A stretch of Besnoitia besnoiti strain Bb-Ger1 chromosome III, whole genome shotgun sequence DNA encodes these proteins:
- a CDS encoding hypothetical protein (encoded by transcript BESB_047150), protein MTPLSNSPCLIAPDFGLIGGRRARRISCLAAGSLGLVVGMLLAATSAFAYSQPPSFLGTLAVEEKKSFCEENGTVMSCVCDSEKIEKELEATLSGEVPELQVTCKGRVKFKPEPSKTALVCPADTPDLSKVATTRDSDGKACFELAALLSGDVSKVAWEQEPETQKMVLHIPKDVFPHAKKKFMVGCAETTDSQCKMTVTLKAKATETKGQTVTCAYGFDSNKTTQNIMLTPEQRLFTLVCGADGEALPLEYAKTYCPVVNTTNEAQEKCDGKYPSILPSYEEGWWKTGDGNSVSLEVPDGDFPEKEARILVGCRLKNSKGPVLVKSTASPQEPSVCTVEVTIEGGLAPCVAETPSDEAASSAAARSAEPADRALPWVEKFRPERLDEVLSHDDIIRTIRHYVERGQLPHLLFHGPPGTGKTSTILAVAKEFYGSAVRTHVLELNASDDRGINTVREQIKTFAETSSTSFKQGRLAFGKPAEKDEAAGGAPNREKKDAGGSGATPTLKLIILDEADQMTNAAQNALRRIMEAYARNVRFCLICNFINKITPAIQSRCTGFRFMPLASPALRQKAADIAEAEGMKLSDDGLSALMRIAQGDMRRLLNCMQASHLAHPGETISADIVHRTLGLPLPLEVDAMFERLLVADFFTCCKDLDELVGTKGYAMRDWILAFHEKVLRIDWPVNILITFIGRLADLEERLAAGASETVQMHAVVASFFEARAGLQAAAAATPPVASQ, encoded by the exons ATGACGCCACTCTCCAATTCACCCTGCCTGATCGCCCCCGACTTCGGCTTGATTggcgggaggcgagcgcgacgcatTTCGTGCTTGGCGGCGGGCTCACTTGGGCTGGTGGTAGGCATGTTGCTCGCAGCCACGTCTGCGTTCGCTTACTCGCAGCCGCCTTCATTCTTGGGGACGTTGGCTGTTGAGGAGAAGAAATCCTTCTGTGAGGAAAATGGTACTGTCATGTCGTGCGTTTGTGACTCGGAGAAAATTGAAAAAGAGCTGGAAGCGACTCTCTCCGGAGAGGTGCCAGAGCTACAGGTAACTTGCAAGGGCCGTGTTAAGTTTAAGCCAGAGCCGTCGAAGACGGCATTGGTGTGTCCGGCTGACACACCGGACCTTAGCAAAGTCGCAACGACTCGAGACAGTGATGGAAAGGCCTGCTTCGAACTGGCTGCACTGCTTTCTGGGGACGTTAGCAAGGTAGCGTGGGAACAGGAACCGGAAACACAAAAGATGGTCCTGCACATTCCGAAAGACGTTTTCCCCCACGCCAAGAAAAAGTTCATGGTAGGCTGCGCCGAAACTACCGACAGTCAGTGCAAAATGACAGTGAcgctgaaggcgaaggcgaccgaAACAAAAGGGCAGACGGTGACGTGCGCGTACGGGTTCGACAGCAACAAAACAACCCAAAACATAATGTTGACTCCcgagcagcgcctcttcaCTCTCGTTTGCGGGGCTGACGGAGAAGCCCTCCCTCTAGAGTATGCCAAGACATACTGCCCCGTTGTCAACACAACAAATGAAGCACAAGAGAAATGTGACGGCAAATACCCTTCTATTCTCCCTTCCTACGAAGAGGGGTGGTGGAAGACAGGAGATGGCAACAGCGTGTCACTTGAGGTCCCAGATGGCGACTTCCCGGAGAAGGAAGCAAGGATTTTGGTTGGCTGTCGGCTAAAGAACAGCAAAGGCCCGGTGCTGGTGAAGTCCACGGCCAGCCCGCAGGAACCGAGCGTTTGTACCGTGGAAGTTACGATC GAGGGAGGTCTTGCTCCGTGTGTGGCGGAGACACCGTCGGATGAAGctgccagcagcgccgccgcacgctcTGCGGAACCTGCTGACCGTGCTCTGCCGTGG GTGGAAAAGTTTCGCCCCGAGCGTCTGGACGAGGTGCTTTCCCACGACGACATCATCCGGACAA TCCGGCACTACGTGGAGCGCGGCCAGCTCCCTCACCTTCTCTTCCACGGTCCTCCCG GAACCGGCAAGACTTCAACGATTTTGGCCGTGGCGAAAGAGTTCTACGGCAGCGCCGTGCGGACGCACGTTCTCGAG cTCAACGCTTCCGACGACCGCGGCATCAACACCGTGCGCGAGCAGATCAAAACCTTTGCAGAGACGTCCTCGACTTCGTTCAA GCAAGGACGCCTCGCGTTTGGCAAAcccgcggagaaggacgaggcggcgggaggcgcgccgaacagagaaaagaaagacgcCGGCGGGTCAGGCGCGACCCCCACGCTCAAGTTGATCATCCTCGATGAAGCGGATCAAATGACAAACGCTGCGCAGAACGCTCTGCGAAGAA TCATGGAGGCCTACGCCCGGAACGTTCGCTTCTGCCTGATTTGCAACTTCATCAATAAAATTACTCCCGCGATTCAGTCCCGATGCACAGG gtTCCGCTTCAtgccgctcgcctctcccgca CTTCGACAGAAAGCCGCAGATATTGCTGAGGCTGAGGG GATGAAACtcagcgacgacggcctTTCCGCCCTCATGCGAATCG cCCAAGGAGACATGCGCAGACTCCTCAACTGCATGCAG GCTTCTCACCTGGCGCACCCCGGCGAGACGATTTCGGCGGACATTGTGCATCGCACACTCGGTCTGCCGCTGCCCTTGGAAGTGGATGCGATGTTTGAGCGGCTTCTCGTCGCTGACTTCTTCACTTGCTGCAAAG ACCTCGACGAGTTGGTTGGCACGAAAGGCTACGCGATGCGCGACTGGATTCTGG ccTTCCACGAAAAAGTGCTCCGCATCGATTGGCCTGTGAACATTCTGATCACCTTCATCGGGCGACTGGCGGACCTTGA AGAGCGCTTGGCAGCAGGAGCATCGGAGACTGTTCAG ATGCAtgccgtcgtcgcgtccTTCTTCGAAGCTCGCGCGGGTCTtcaagcggcagcggcagccacgccCCCGGTCGCTTCGCAGtag
- a CDS encoding hypothetical protein (encoded by transcript BESB_047140), whose product MAGEGIVQSLTVSHDVARLHQSTGLAVPHSLSSPLARAPRRQSALVLSELLGASAGAARLALRRFLIEASSLPPLVSVSARLSARVRRPGEGREEGEEDERAEQEARALGAFSPLVVAVLSASHPEKALLVARLLDLPLSRPADSRELGSRSAVEAARRRGEKANEDDVAHAQNAEDDADAAVAQTTGEEKRPSQEGVFASLQHLPGATPSVLFHLDYAATPFSLLSAQSLRDAQEDGGAVAEEESDRPAAALAEAARRDRTPAEAAKWARILGGVSSLVLIPLQARQLRVATPQGLAARGREPAAEDKRDRRDSSGAETPELQVRLPEEVAVMLRGFARGVRDRQRQRGEGDEGQKAREGDKKEVKHASREEEDIPPVVVLLMDTPEDWEPALTQAVAAAVDDLLATAGGDSRPERQTEGIGAGRESASSGSSVSRRSVIIALPESAWVGGKASPSFSTEKKKFLTMLEEARFRHETARRQREELRREREAQKQESKGGLEGGGAKQAEAQERQAERRDGDRVGDRQAEKTRSASPQDDTLPDLLVSKLFATSAPGDARERPQPLLPHEAQFADLVAPDVLSWAVQRDILAAAAPVLQEWKRHVELDGLVIPRFGHQASELLRALLPLYDAATLSAAHTPARQLARHELQTFLEDELRHLYLQQLMLLERRARVRLRAALLAALKRPSLPGRLFSSLARGISNKEGAPVASEKMRDAAEKVIADLQREAAELVLSSEASPVPESLAASRFSSALHAEEFPLQQALRHSVELAVEMRERAAVASSEAISFLRSRVHAGAAKLADVAWFPPRLRAALTRVSAELLDPEKHAPRAASASPSCSSLAAPSLSLQPAAATAPSPPPGAAPERRRARDAGREDAEQEGENASAREDSVSRRWGGFADDVQRAVKKRASDIYEENIRKLHGGLVGKLTGALRQLASDFIAGPLAARLEAQQRGFLSGVSLRDFLRFSVRPSVSFTAMLRRRGEGNLQGFASYNAGPLNVIVGFANDAPVVQPDGKMAPAFRVQPKLHFDVQRIREPPQRS is encoded by the exons ATGGCAGGGGAAGGAATCGTTCAAAGCCTGACAGTCTCTCACGACGTAGCCCGTCTTCATCAGTCAACCGGCCTCGCA GTACCGCATTCGCtttcgtcgccgctcgcgcgcgcgccgcgccgccagtctGCTTTG GTGCTCTCggagctcctcggcgcctctgcaggggCTGCCCGTTTGGCGCTTCGTCGCTTCTTGATtgaggcgtcttcgctgccgcctctagtcagcgtctccgcgcggctttccgcgcgcgtccgcagaccGGGAGAGGGTcgcgaggagggggaggaggatgAACGAGCGGAGCAGGAAGCCCGCGCGCTGGGGGCCTTCTCACCGCTCGTGGTCGCGGTGCTTAGTGCCTCGCACCCCGAGAAGGCGCTTCtggtcgcgcgtctcttAGATCTTCCGCTGTCACGTCCAGCCGACAGCCGCGAGCTGGGAAGCCGGTCCGCcgtggaggctgcgcgccgcagaggagaaaaagcaaACGAAGACGACGTGGCGCACGCACAGAACGCTGAAGatgacgcagacgcagctgtCGCCCAGACCACGGGCGAGGAAAAACGCCCCTCGCAGGAGG gcgtcttcgcgtcgctgcagcaccTGCCGGGCGCGACTCCTTCAGTTCTGTTTCACCTCGACTACGCCGCAACGCCTTTCTCGCTTCTTTCTGCGCAGTCgctgcgagacgcgcaggaggacggcggcgccgtcgcagaggaggaaagcgaccgacctgcagcggcgctcgcggaagccgcccgccgcgaccggacgcccgcggaggccgcgaagtGGGCGCGTATTCTCGGCGGCGTGAGTTCGCTCGTGCTGattccgctgcaggcgcggcagctccgcgtcgccacgccgcagggcctcgcggcgagggggcgagagcccgcggcggaggacaagagagacaggagagacagttcgggcgcggagacgccggagCTGCAGGTCCGCCTGCCGGAGGAGGTAGCGGTCAtgcttcgcggcttcgcccgGGGCGTGAGGGACCGCCAaaggcagcgcggagagggagacgaaggacaaaaggcgcgagagggcgaTAAAAAAGAAGTCAAGCACGCGTcaagagaggaggaggacatCCCTCCGGTTGTCGTACTTCTGATG GACACGCCGGAGGACTGGGAGCCTGCGCTAACTCAGGCCGTTGCTGCTGCGGTCGATGACCTTctcgcgacggcgggcggAGACTCCCGTCCGGAACGCCAGACTGAAGGAATCGGAGCCGGCCGCG AGTCCGCGTCTTCGGGTTCTTCTGTTTCGCGGCGCTCCGTCATTATCGCGCTGCCTGAGTCTGCGTGGGTGGGAGGCAAGGCGTCGCCCAGCTTctcgacggagaagaagaaattTCTCACTATgctcgaagaggcgcgcTTCCGCCACGAGACCGCTCGCAGGCAacgcgaggagctccgccgggagcgcgaggcacagAAGCAAGAAAGCAAAGGTGGCctggagggaggaggcgcgaagcAAGCGGAGGCTCaagagaggcaggcggagcGGAGAGATGGAGACCGCGTGGGAGACAGACAAGCCgagaagacacgcagcgcgagccCCCAAGACGACACACTGCCAG ACCTTCTCGTGAGCAAGCTCTTCGCGACATCCGCGcctggagacgcgcgcgagcgcccacAGCCCCTGCTGCCGCATGAGGCTCAGTTCGCTGACCTCGTTGCACCCGACGTTCTCTCCTGGGCAGTGCAGCGAGAcatcctcgccgcggcggcg CCGGTCCTTCAGGAGTGGAAAAGACACGTGGAGCTGGACGGACTCGTCATTCCTCGATTCGGACACCAAGCGTCTgagcttcttcgcgcgctccTTCCGCTTTACGATGCAGcgacgctctccgccgct CACACCCCTGCGCGCCAGCTGGCGCGTCACGAGCTTCAGACTTTCCTCGAGGACGAGCTGCGTCACCTTTACCTCCA gcagctgaTGCTTCTTGAGCGCCGGGCGCgggtgcggctgcgcgcggcgcttctcgcggcgctcaAGCGCCCGAGTCTACCCGGTCGGCTCTtcagctctctcgcgcgaggcatCTCCAACAAAGAAGGCGCCCCAGTGGCAAGCGAAAAGAtgcgagacgcggcagagaag GTCATCGCCGATCTgcagcgcgaagccgcggagctcgtGCTCAGTTCCGAGGCTTCGCCGGTGCCGGagtcgctcgctgcctcgcggttTTCTTCGGCTCTGCACGCGGAAGAGTTTcccctgcagcaggcgctgcggcatAGTGTGGAGCTGGCCGTGGAGatgcgcgagagagccgcggtcgcctcaAGCGAAGCCATTTccttcctccgctcgcgagtgcacgcaggcgctgcgaagcTCGCTGACGTCGCGTggtttccgccgcgcctgcgggcagcgctgacgcgcgtgtctgctgAACTTCTCGACCCGGAAAAGCacgccccccgcgcggcgtctgcttcgccttcttgctCCTCTCTGGCGGCACCTTCGTTGTCTCTTCAGCCAGCGGCGGCTAcggctccttcgcctccgccgggtgcagcgccagagaggcgccgggcgcgtgacgcagggagagaagacgcggagcagGAGGGGGAGAATGCGTCCGCGAGAGAAGATTCTGTATCGCGTCGATGGGGCGGCTTCGCGGACGACGTGCAGAGAGCTGTaaagaagcgcgcgagcgacatCTACGAAGAAAACATCCGGAAGCTCCATGGTGGGCTCGTTGGGAAACTGACTggcgccctccgccagcTCGCGAGCGACTTCATCGCCGGGCCTCTTGCCGCGAGACTCGAAGCGCAGCAG AGAGGCTTCTTAAGCGGCGTGTCGCTCCGCGattttctgcgtttttcgGTTCGACCTAGTGTCTCTTTTACTGCGATGctacgccgccgcggcgaaggaaaTCTCCAGGGCTTCGCCTCCTACAACGCCGGGCCTCTCAACGTCATCGTGGG CTTTGCTAACGACGCCCCCGTCGTGCAGCCCGATGGGAAGATGGCGCCCGCGTTCCGGGTGCAGCCGAAGCTTCACTTTGATGTGCAGCGCatccgcgagccgccgcaaCGGAGCTGA